A region of Polyodon spathula isolate WHYD16114869_AA chromosome 4, ASM1765450v1, whole genome shotgun sequence DNA encodes the following proteins:
- the LOC121314891 gene encoding CCN family member 3-like: protein MIRLQARIVQLFFFFVSMLFWSPVSAQPCPSQCKCPTEPPICAPGVQLMLDDCACCLVCGRQQGEACSERNPCDTRKALRCDYSADPRKTVGVCMAREGDICVFDGSVYQNGETFQPSCKYQCACRDGQIGCVPRCNLDVLLPGPDCPIPRKVQVPGECCEKWVCDSKAESPLGGFAMAAYRQEDTYGVDIFDPSINCIEQTTEWGACSKSCGMGVSTRVTNRNRRCEMGKQNRLCIVRPCEKEHQKQTSKKGKKCFRTKKTVKPTHFEFKNCTSVHAYKPRYCGVCSDGRCCTPHSTKTVQVEFQCPRGKTIKKTMMFINTCACHNNCPRDNAVFQMSDPMFSGFKI from the exons ATGATAAGACTCCAGGCAAGAATTGTGCAACTATTTTTCTTTTTCGTTTCGATGCTG TTCTGGTCCCCAGTGAGTGCCCAGCCATGCCCATCTCAGTGCAAGTGTCCGACCGAGCCTCCTATATGCGCTCCTGGGGTTCAGCTAATGCTGGATGACTGCGCGTGCTGCCTGGTTTGTGGCCGGCAGCAAGGAGAGGCTTGCTCAGAGAGAAACCCGTGCGACACCCGCAAAGCTCTGCGCTGTGATTACAGTGCTGATCCGAGGAAGACAGTAGGAGTCTGCATGG CCCGGGAAGGAGACATCTGTGTCTTTGATGGCTCTGTCTATCAGAATGGTGAAACATTCCAGCCTAGCTGCAAATACCAGTGTGCCTGCAGGGATGGCCAGATCGGCTGCGTGCCACGCTGCAACCTCGATGTGCTGCTCCCAGGCCCAGACTGCCCCATCCCCAGGAAAGTCCAAGTTCCAGGAGAATGCTGTGAGAAGTGGGTGTGTGACTCCAAGGCAGAATCACCCCTTGGGGGTTTTGCGATGGCTG cttacAGACAGGAAGACACCTATGGAGTTGACATCTTTGATCCCAGCATTAACTGCATTGAACAGACAACAGAATGGGGTGCCTGCTCCAAGTCGTGTGGAATGGGGGTGTCCACACGGGTCACCAACAGGAATCGCCGCTGTGAGATGGGCAAGCAGAACCGCCTGTGCATTGTCAGACCATGTGAGAAGGAACATCAGAAGCAGACAAGCAAG AAGGGGAAGAAGTGTTTCAGAACTAAGAAGACTGTGAAGCCAACGCACTTTGAGTTTAAGAACTGCACCAGTGTACATGCCTATAAACCCAGGTACTGCGGCGTGTGCAGTGATGGAAGGTGCTGTACCCCACATAGCACCAAAACTGTGCAGGTGGAATTCCAGTGTCCCAGGGGAAAAACCATCAAGAAGACAATGATGTTCATCAATACCTGTGCCTGCCACAACAACTGCCCAAGGGACAACGCTGTCTTCCAAATGTCAGACCCCATGTTCAGtggatttaaaatataa
- the LOC121314890 gene encoding ectonucleotide pyrophosphatase/phosphodiesterase family member 3 encodes MGAGKTLFPAQSTRRIIIICVLAVSIVTVIFGLGLGLGLQLEKCKNKVEVPTTCKNRCYELYEDGSEACRCDKLCVESNNCCQDFEAVCLQPAQQWECTKARCGEKPILESKCHCSEDCLTLGNCCTNYKNVCQGESQWVEDPCEEITAPQCPASFSKQPVILISLDGFQADYLLTWSKIIPVIEKLKTCGTHSPYMQASFPTMTFPNHYTIVTGMYPESHGLVDNSMYDPVFKASFSLSNSEKSNPRWYLGQPIWLTAMYQELKAGTVFWPGSDVKVNGSFPTMYAPYNGKVPFEERVYTLLKWLSLPEKERPHFYTLYLEEPDKAGHNSGPVSGGVIEALLGVDGIMGQLMNGLKQLNLHKCVNILLVADHGMESTSCQRMEFLNDYISNVKDLYIYQGAFGRIRAAKPEDQQTFDSVGLVANLTCKKPAQKFKPFLKEHTPKRYHYANSRRIEDITLLVETQWLVARGKDSYTYCDGGTHGYDNDYSSMQALFIAYGPKFLYKTEVEPFANVEVYNLMCDLLEVHPAPNNGTHGSMNHLLRKPWFIPLFPTEMTKPGSCPLITLTPDDKLNCSCLALGTINKNERLNLTANEVTNSGQTHMPFGRPRVLRSSEDYCLLYQLGYVSAYNKKTLMPTWTSFTVEKPTNLDPLPDIIPNCLRADVRVPANQSLRCDFNAGDTGITQAFLYPPNLNKTQDEQYDALLMSNVVPMYPAFKRIWDYFHSMLLKKYASQYNGVNVVSGPVFDFNYDGRVDTPDQFRRFVKGTNIPVPTHYFAVLTSCDNGSQSVLDCKKALKTVSFIMPHRQDNSEICNNQDDESKWVENLLWFHQSKVTDVEWITGLDFYQNSNRPVPDLLRMKTRPTSAIHRMV; translated from the exons ATGGGTGCTGGAAAAACTCTGTTTCCAGCACAGAGTACAAGGAGAATTATTATT ATTTGTGTTCTTGCCGTCTCAATTGTAACTGTTATATTTGGACTTGGACTTGGTCTAGGGCTTCAGctagaaaaatgcaaaaacaaag TTGAAGTCCCCACTACCTGCAAGAACCGTTGCTATGAGTTATATGAAGATGGATCTGAAGCTTGTAGGTGTGACAAGCTCTGTGTGGAAAGCAACAATTGCTGCCAGGACTTTGAAGCTGTTTGCCTACAGCCAG CTCAACAATGGGAATGCACCAAAGCCCGGTGTGGTGAAAAACCAATTCTAGAGAGTAAATGCCATTGCTCAGAAGACTGCCTCACTCTTGGCAACTGCTGCACAAACTATAAAAATGTTTGTCAAG GAGAGTCCCAGTGGGTGGAAGATCCATGTGAGGAGATAACTGCTCCTCAGTGTCCAGCAAG TTTTTCAAAGCAACCAGTGATTCTTATTTCACTTGATGGATTTCAAGCGGACTATCTACTGACGTGGAGCAAAATCATTCCAGTGATAGAAAAACTAA AAACATGTGGAACACATTCTCCTTATATGCAGGCATCATTTCCTACCATGACTTTTCCAAACCATTACACCATTGTTACT GGCATGTATCCAGAATCCCATGGACTGGTTGACAACAGCATGTATGATCCTGTTTTCAAAGCCTCTTTCAGCCTGAGTAATAGTGAAAAGTCAAATCCAAGATGGTACCTTGGTCAGCCT ATCTGGCTCACTGCGATGTACCAAGAACTGAAGGCTGGGACTGTTTTCTGGCCTGGATCAGATGTTAAAGTCAACGGAAGTTTTCCTACTATGTATGCACCTTATAATGG AAAAGTGCCCTTTGAAGAAAGAGTTTACACCCTTCTGAAATGGTTGAGTTTGCCTGAAAAAGAAAG GCCACATTTCTATACCCTGTACTTGGAAGAACCTGATAAGGCAGGTCACAATTCTGGGCCAGTCAGTGGTGGG GTAATTGAAGCTCTCCTGGGAGTAGATGGGATAATGGGACAGTTAATGAATGGGCTGAAACAACTGAACCTTCATAAATGTGTTAACATTTTACTAGTTGCTGACCATG gTATGGAGTCAACTAGTTGTCAGAGAATGGAGTTTCTTAATGATTATATCAGCAATGTGAAAGACCTTTATATTTATCAGGGTGCTTTTGGGCGAATTAGAGCTGCAAAGCCTGAAGATCAACAAACAT TTGATTCAGTAGGACTCGTGGCAAACTTGACA tgCAAAAAGCCAGCACAGAAATTTAAACCATTCCTTAAAGAACACACCCCGAAGAGGTACCACTATGCCAACAGTAGACGGATCGAAGACATTACTTTGCTAGTGGAGACTCAGTGGCTAGTTGCAAG AGGTAAAGACTCCTACACATATTGTGACGGAGGGACTCATGGATACGACAATGACTATTCTAGCATGCAA GCATTATTTATTGCATATGGACCGAAGTTTCTTTATAAAACAGAAGTGGAGCCGTTTGCCAATGTAGAGGTTTATAACCTCATGTGTG ATCTGTTAGAAGTTCACCCAGCTCCTAACAATGGTACTCATGGCAGTATGAATCACCTATTGAGAAAGCCGTGGTTCATTCCTTTATTCCCTACAGAGATGACTAAACCTGGATCATGCCCTTTAATTACTCTGACACCTGATGACAAATTAAACTGTTCCTGTCTTGCATTG GGCACGATCAATAAGAATGAAAGGCTCAACCTGACAGCTAATGAAG TAACTAACTCTGGACAGACACACATGCCATTCGGAAGACCCAGAGTTCTGCGCTCCAGTGAGGACTACTGTCTGCTGTATCAGCTTGGTTATGTGAGCGCCTACAACAAAAAAACTCTTATGCCAACCTGGACTTCCTTCACTGTAGAGAAACCT ACAAATCTTGACCCACTGCCAGACATCATACCAAACTGCTTGAGAGCTGATGTGCGTGTTCCAGCAAACCAAAGTCTACGGTGTGATTTCAACGCTGGTGATACCGGTATTACACAGGCTTTTCTTTATCCACCAA ATCTGAACAAAACACAAGATGAGCAGTATGATGCCCTCTTGATGAGCAATGTTGTTCCCATGTACCCTGCTTTTAAAA gAATCTGGGACTACTTCCACAGTATGCTCTTGAAGAAATATGCCAGTCAGTACAATGGTGTGAACGTAGTGTCTGGCCCAGTATTTGATTTTAACTACGATGGACGCGTTGATACTCCTGATCAATTTAGACG GTTTGTTAAGGGTACAAACATACCAGTTCCAACACATTATTTTGCGGTGCTGACCAGCTGTGACAATGGATCTCAGTCAGTGTTGGATTGTAAAAAAGCACTGAAGACAGTTTCCTTCATTATGCCCCACAGACAAGACAACAGTGAGATTTGCAAT AACCAGGATGATGAGTCCAAGTGGGTTGAAAACCTTCTGTGGTTCCACCAAAGTAAAGTTACAGACGTTGAGTGGATAACAGGGTTGGATTTCTACCAAAACAGTAACAGACCAGTCCCAGACCTCCTTCGCATGAAGACCAGACCTACGTCTGCCATTCACAGAATGGTCTGA